The Papaver somniferum cultivar HN1 chromosome 3, ASM357369v1, whole genome shotgun sequence genome includes a region encoding these proteins:
- the LOC113359015 gene encoding uncharacterized protein LOC113359015: protein MNEVIMLRLRSWNELFILLRKKVHYSPFRFTIPLCNAIMYYKGDGLIVVTCSKEFASFDLFVEEVSNGCASSSSSGISTQSLSDDELYSGFIETSKIKYLTEGHEQLKTLLSDGWEDIFKGVDQVFHVGVEEVRLAVNKYCSKSGYSVTKVKNDRLRFTGKCGRDAECPWYLHCIPIDTAKNVFAIKEFNGEHKCGGAYKLKDPPVKKKLIKHIFNDQIQSNPSIKPNDMVSQGRKHLRQRYKGDDIKSYTDLVWYVEEIKATNPGIYIKFEYDKETKRFERLFICFDACIEGYRFIRPMLYCDATFLTGRFKRTLMDATGVDGNQGLFPFAFALVPSEDIEGWEWFMENLHHCVDSRPITFIIDRHEGLKQSVPKYFPNSYHSYCFYHLKNNLPIKNGHEKYKQVLDLFHKAAYRYSVAKYEYTLNEMCTIGCGWVAKYIRNIDSKHWANAFFVGCRYDTHSSSIAESFNNWIHRERDLPPATLVDELRIKIMRMSSERRELGRTYQDNLTPIYKALLKSHIDIGRPWNVTESGNGIYEVHSSLLWFKPLSQSYAPAIRPIPNYDRPEAYEPKERVLPGIPRPSPGKPPKKRIRSAYDKERRPMECSNYKKIGNHNKASCRVLMLE from the exons ATGAATGAAGTCATTATGTTAAGGCTTCGTTCttggaatgaactctttattttgttaaggAAGAAG GTTCACTATAGCCCTTTCAGGTTCACAATTCCCCTTTGTAATGCAATTATGTATTACAAAGGGGATG GTCTAATTGTCGTTACCTGTTCAAAGGAATTTGCAAGTTTTGATTTGTTTGTTGAGGAGGTTTCTAATGGTTGTGCTTCCAGCTCTTCATCTGGTATTTCCACGCAGTCGCTCAGTGACGATGAATTATATAGTGGGTTCATTGAGACTTCAAAGATTAAATACCTGACGGAAGGTCATGAGCAATTAAAAACTCTTTTATCTGACGGTTGGGAGGACATTTTTAAAGGTGTTGATCAAGTTTTTCATGTTGGTGTTGAAGAGGTTCGGTTAGCTGTCAACAAATATTGCAGCAAGTCTGGTTATTCAGTTACAAAGGTTAAGAATGACAGACTTAGGTTCACAGGAAAGTGTGGTAGGGATGCAGAATGTCCTTGGTATCTGCACTGTATTCCAATTGATACCGCGAAAAATGTCTTTGCTATCAAGGAATTCAATGGGGAGCATAAATGTGGTGGTGCTTATAAGTTGAAGGATCCCcctgtgaagaagaaattgattaaaCATATATTCAATGATCAAATACAGTCAAATCCGTCGATAAAGCCTAATGATATGGTTTCTCAG GGAAGGAAGCATCTAAGGCAGAGATATAAAGGTGATGATATAAAAAGTTATACAGATCTTGTTTGGTATGTTGAAGAAATAAAGGCTACCAATCCTGGAATCTATATTAAGTTTGAATATGATAAAGAAACTAAACGTTTTGAGAGGCTTTTCATATGTTTTGATGCCTGTATCGAAGGATACCGGTTCATCCGCCCTATGCTTTACTGTGATGCAACATTTCTCACTGGGAGATTCAAGAGAACATTGATGGATGCCACTGGTGTGGATGGAAACCAAG GTTTATTTCCTTTTGCGTTTGCTTTAGTTCCTTCGGAAGATATTGAAGGTTGGGAGTGGTTCATGGAAAACTTGCATCATTGTGTTGACTCTCGTCCTATCACCTTTATCATTGATCGTCATGAAGGGCTGAAGCAAAGTGTTCCTAAGTATTTTCCCAACTCTTATCATAGTTACTGTTtttatcatttgaagaataacctCCCCATCAAGAATGGACATGAGAAGTATAAACAAGTTCTGGATTTGTTCCATAAAGCTGCATACCGCTACAGTGTTGCCAAATATGAGTATACTTTGAATGAGATGTGCACCATAGGATGTGGTTGGGTTGCCAAGTACATCAGAAATATCGATTCCAAGCACTGGGCAAATGCTTTCTTCGTAGGATGTAGGTATGACACACACTCATCAAGTATTGCAGAGTCTTTCAATAACTGGATTCATCGTGAAAGGGATCTGCCTCCAGCTACTCTTGTTGATGAGCTCAGGATAAAGATTATGAGGATGAGTTCAGAAAGGCGTGAGCTTGGTAGAACTTATCAAGATAATTTGACTCCCATCTACAAAGCTTTACTCAAGTCACATATCGATATAGGTCGTCCATGGAATGTTACCGAGTCAGGTAATGGTATATATGAG GTTCATTCATCCTTACTTTGGTTCAAACCACTTTCGCAATCTTATGCTCCTGCAATTCGACCCATTCCCAACTACGACAGGCCAGAAGCGTATGAACCTAAAGAGAGAGTCCTTCCTGGTATTCCAAGGCCATCTCCAGGGAAACCACCAAAGAAGCGTATTCGTAGTGCTTATGATAAGGAGAGGAGGCCTATGGAATGCTCAAATTACAAGAAGATTGGGAACCACAACAAAGCTTCCTGTCGTGTATTAATGCTGGAGTAA